The genomic stretch GTAATCATAGTATCTTCTACAACATCATGAAGTATACCTGCAACTATAGTATCCGTATCCATTCTAAGATTAAGTAAAATATTGGCAACTTCTAGTGGATGAACTATATATTCTTCTCCACTTTTTCTAAGTTGTCCCATATGTGATTCTTTAGCCAAAGTATAGGCTTCCTCTATTTTTTTTATATCTAACTCTTTATGATTTAATAATATTTCTTCTTTCATCTTTTCAAAAATTTCATTACCTGTCATAAGTTCCATAATTCAAACCTCGCATTTCAGAATAAGTGATTAAATTTTAACATATTTACACTAAAATTTCCAGCTACTTCAATATATATTTCAATTTTTTATTTTACTTGTAATTGTATAGAATTTAAGATATAATTAAAGTATAATAGTATATAATTATATAAAAGGAGGTCATCTAATGCTAGTACAATCAATAGATAGAGCTATGAATATTCTTGAAATATTATCTCAAGGAAATAATTTATCCTTAGCAGAAGTATGCAAAAAAAGCAAATTACATAAAACAACTACTTTTCGTATACTTCATTCATTAAAGGAAAATGGTTATGTTAAACAAAATAAAAAAGGACAATATTCATTAACATATAAAATGTTTAGAGTTGGAAATAGAGTTGTTCAAAGTATAGATTTTGCTCAACCAGCTAAAAGTCATATAACTAAACTTGCAGTTGAAACGAATCAAACTATACATCTTGTTATACGTGACGGTAATCAAATACTTTATATAGATAAATTTTCACCAGAAAATACTTCAAACACTATGGAATGGTCAAAAATTGGTAGACGTGCACCTATGCACTGTACTGCTGCTGGTAAGGCTATACTTGCATATTGTAGTGAAGAAGATATACTTAATATATGGGATCAAACTGATATAATAAAATATACAGCTAGAACCATAATAAATGTAGATAGCTTATTTGATAATTTAAAATTAACAAGAAAAAATGGTTATTCTGTAGAATATGAAGAATATGAATTAGGTCTTTATTGTATAGGTACCCCTATATTTAATTCTAAAAAAGAAGTAGTTGGTGCTATTAGTATATCTATACCTCTTAATGATGATACACCTAGAAGTTTCTATATAGATAAAATAAAAGATGCTTCTAAAAAAATATCAAAAAAATTAGGATATGAAATAGATTAAATATTATATAAAAAGGAATTAGTCTTAATAAAACTAATTCCTTTTTGCTTTATTTACATATATTTTCTACTAACCATCTTTCAAATTCTTCTTCATTAACATCTACAGCATAATTAACATTTGGATTTTTATCTCCATTTCTAACAGTATAATAATCTGCAACAAAAGAACCTATTGCTGCTCCTTCAGTTGCAACATCTATATATTTTTTTTCAAATCTAAACATTTCAGGATTTAACAAGTATGCAATTGTAGTAGAATCATGCATAATTAATCCTTGTTCAAATCCTTCTCCTCTATAATATTTAAATATAGAGTAACACATATTAGACACCTTATTAAAAGTTTTTAACTTATCTAAACTTTTAGATCTAATTCTACATTTTCTAGTTACATCTAATCCAAATACTGTTATTTTTAATCCAGAATCAAAAACTATTTTAGTCGCGTGAGGATCTTTATATACATTAAATTCAGCTGCTGTATTAGTATTTCCTAAAGAAAGTGATCCTCCCATTATTACAACTTCCTCAATTTTTTCTTTTAAATATGGATATTGTATTAAAAGTAATGCTAAATTAGTTGATACTCCAAGAATTACTACAGTAACTTTATCTATAGATTTTTCTAAAACTTCTTTCATTGCTTCAACAGCATTTTTTTCCATAACTTTTCTTGTAGGTTCTGGTAATTCATACCCTCCTAAACCAGATTCACCATGAACATCTGAAGCATTCATTTTAGGATCAAAAAATATTGATCTAGGAGCTCCTTTTGCAACTGGTACATCACTATTCATAAACTCTAATATTTTAAGAGTATTTTTAGTTGTCTTTTCTAAATCAACATTCCCAAATACTGAAGTAAATAATTTTATGTCTAACTTATCGTTATTATTTAATGCAGCAATAATTGCAGCTGCATCATCAATTCCAGGATCTGTATCAATTATTATAGGTCTTCTATTCATTATATCCTCCTAATTTTAACATATATATTTGTAACAACAAATACCACAAAAGTTGGAATAACCCAAGCCATATCAACACTTGAAAACGGCATATACTTAATTATATTATTTATAACATAAATATTAATATTTAATATAGGCAATACAGATAATAAACTTATAAATATAACTGTATGAATTGTAGCATTATATATTAATCTATTACCATCAAAAAATTTATCTAATATACCTAAAATTATAAGTACAATAGCAATGGGATTAATCATATATAATATAGGTTTAGTAAATACTAATATAGAATCTAATCCATAATTTGCAAGTATTAATGACATAGTTATCCATATAAGTAACCATTGTTTATAACTTAAAAATTTATACTCTTCACTAAAATACTCACTAGTACATATCAAACTTGATATACATATAGATAAACATGCTATTAAGAATGTAAGAGAAAGTATTATTCTTCCAAATGGTCCAAAAATATAAAATACTGCTTCATTTAATATTTCTGCTCCATTAGTTGTATTAGCAAACATACCAGCAGTTGAAGCTCCTATAAATGCAAGCATCATATATAAAGAACTTATTAATAAAACTAAAATAAATCCTGCTTTTACAGTAGTTCTAAGCATATCTGATTTTTCTTCAAGACCTTTATATATTAAATTCATGGTTAAAACTATACCAAAATTTATAGAACTAACTGCATCAAGAGTGCTATAACCTTCTAAAAATCCCATTACAAAAGGAAATTTAGCATAGTTATTTTGAGCTTCTAATAAATTCCCAGCACCTTTAAAAAATAGTCCTAAAAACATGAATACTATTAATATAAATAATAGTGGTGATAGTATTTTCCCTAATTTATTAACCAACTTACTTGGATTAAGACAAAGAAAATAAACTATAACAAAAAATATAACTGTATATATAGTTCTAACTAAATATATATTAATATTAGGATCTAAATATGGCTCTAATATTATAGAAAAAGGTGTAGTTGCTGCACGCGGTATAACAACAGAAGGCCCTGTACTTATATATGTTATAGCTATAAACCAACTCGTAAATTTAGTAGATACTTTATCTGTAATATTAGAAAGCTTGTCATGCATCATAACAACTATAATTCCAAGTATAGGAAGCACAACACCCGATATACAAAATCCAATTATACTTAACGTTAGATTATTTCCACTAAATTTACCAAGCATAGGTGGAAAAAGTAAATTTCCTGCTCCAAATATCATACCAAAAAGCATAAAACATATTTGTATAAAATCTTTTTTATTTAAATTTTCCCTCATTATTCCCCACTTCTATTTATATCTATTTTTTAAATCCGTATTATCTCTATTAGTTAAATATACAGGTAATCCATAACTTTTAAATATATCCTCCGCTCTTATAATTTCTTCTTTTTCTGGAGTTCTTGTATCTCTTAACTTATATTCCTTTTTCATAGTATCCCATTTAGGCGTACCCATTTGATGGAAAGGTAATATATCTACCCTTTCTACATTCTTAAATTTAGAACAATATTGTGCCCATTTATGTAGATCTTCTACATCATCAGAATATCCAGGAACTAATACATATCTTAACCATACTGGTTTATTTATTTCTTCTAAATAATCTGCCATTTTTAATGTAGGCGCTAAATTAACTGATGTTAATACCTTATACTTATCTGGATCTATATGTTTAATATCTAA from Pseudostreptobacillus hongkongensis encodes the following:
- a CDS encoding IclR family transcriptional regulator; this translates as MLVQSIDRAMNILEILSQGNNLSLAEVCKKSKLHKTTTFRILHSLKENGYVKQNKKGQYSLTYKMFRVGNRVVQSIDFAQPAKSHITKLAVETNQTIHLVIRDGNQILYIDKFSPENTSNTMEWSKIGRRAPMHCTAAGKAILAYCSEEDILNIWDQTDIIKYTARTIINVDSLFDNLKLTRKNGYSVEYEEYELGLYCIGTPIFNSKKEVVGAISISIPLNDDTPRSFYIDKIKDASKKISKKLGYEID
- a CDS encoding nucleoside hydrolase is translated as MNRRPIIIDTDPGIDDAAAIIAALNNNDKLDIKLFTSVFGNVDLEKTTKNTLKILEFMNSDVPVAKGAPRSIFFDPKMNASDVHGESGLGGYELPEPTRKVMEKNAVEAMKEVLEKSIDKVTVVILGVSTNLALLLIQYPYLKEKIEEVVIMGGSLSLGNTNTAAEFNVYKDPHATKIVFDSGLKITVFGLDVTRKCRIRSKSLDKLKTFNKVSNMCYSIFKYYRGEGFEQGLIMHDSTTIAYLLNPEMFRFEKKYIDVATEGAAIGSFVADYYTVRNGDKNPNVNYAVDVNEEEFERWLVENICK
- the brnQ gene encoding branched-chain amino acid transport system II carrier protein, with the translated sequence MRENLNKKDFIQICFMLFGMIFGAGNLLFPPMLGKFSGNNLTLSIIGFCISGVVLPILGIIVVMMHDKLSNITDKVSTKFTSWFIAITYISTGPSVVIPRAATTPFSIILEPYLDPNINIYLVRTIYTVIFFVIVYFLCLNPSKLVNKLGKILSPLLFILIVFMFLGLFFKGAGNLLEAQNNYAKFPFVMGFLEGYSTLDAVSSINFGIVLTMNLIYKGLEEKSDMLRTTVKAGFILVLLISSLYMMLAFIGASTAGMFANTTNGAEILNEAVFYIFGPFGRIILSLTFLIACLSICISSLICTSEYFSEEYKFLSYKQWLLIWITMSLILANYGLDSILVFTKPILYMINPIAIVLIILGILDKFFDGNRLIYNATIHTVIFISLLSVLPILNINIYVINNIIKYMPFSSVDMAWVIPTFVVFVVTNIYVKIRRI
- the pflA gene encoding pyruvate formate-lyase-activating protein, which produces MEEKKQGYIYSFESFGTKDGPGIRFVLFLQGCPLRCLYCHNVDTWNRKDYKKLMNAEDVFKEILKVRGFIKSGGVTVSGGEPLVQSDFIVELFELCKKEGIHTCIDTSGYIFTEKSKKAIELADLIMLDIKHIDPDKYKVLTSVNLAPTLKMADYLEEINKPVWLRYVLVPGYSDDVEDLHKWAQYCSKFKNVERVDILPFHQMGTPKWDTMKKEYKLRDTRTPEKEEIIRAEDIFKSYGLPVYLTNRDNTDLKNRYK